The window CCCGGACCTGAGCCAGCGGGGACCTCTGCGCCGGCCCGACGGCCGGCACTGTGGCGCAGGTCGCGCGACGGAACCGTAGCCGTCACCCCCGGGCAACCGGCCCGCAACAGCCACCGACGAGGGTCGTAGGCGGAAGGGAGCGGACCATGACGCTGTGGCGGATCCGAGCGACCGTGGACGACCGGCCGGGCTACCTGTCGGTGCTCACGGCCAGCCTGGCGTTGCGGGGGGTCAACATCCTCGCCGTGCAGGTGCACACCACCGAGCGGGGTGCCGTCGACGACTTCCTGGTCGACGCGCCGGACACGCTCGACGAGGCCGGCCTCGTCGCCGCCGTGGGGCGGGGGCGGGGCCGGGACTGCTGGGTGGCGCGCAGCGAGGCGCGCGGGCTCGCCGATCAGCCGACCCGGGCACTCGGGCTGGCCACCCGGCTGGTGCGGGACCCGGACGCGACCGGGGAGGCGCTGCGTGCCCTGCTCGGCGCGGACGCGGTCGCCTGGCGACCCGCGTCGGCGGGCTGCGGCGGTGGGCTGGCCGACACCACCATGCTGCTGGACGACCCGGCCGGCGGGTCGTACGCGCTGCGCCGCGCCGTGCCGGGCTTCACCCCGGCCGAGTACGCCCGCGCCCAGGCCCTGGTCGAGCTGTCGGCCGCCGTCGTGCGCCGGGCCGCCGAGCAGGTCACCCTGGTGCTGCCCGACGGCGCCGAGGCGACCGTACGGCCCGCGACCGCCGACGACCTGCCCGGCGTGGTCGAGCTGCACGAGGGCTGCTCGGCGCACAGCCGGTACCGGCGCTACCTGGGCGGCGCGGGGACGCCGGCCCCGGCCCGGCTGCGTCGGCTGCTGGAGCCGGCCCGGGGCGTGACCCTGCTCGCCACGGCGGGCGACGCTGGGGCGACGCAGCCGGCCGGCGACACCGGGGCGGAGTCGGTCGTGGCGATGGCGAACCTGCTCGCCGAGGGCGACGAGGCCGAGGTGGCGCTGCTGGTCCGCGACGACTGGCAGCGTCGGGGCCTCGGCTCGGCCCTGCTGCGCCGGCTGGTCCGGCACGCCGAGCAGGCCGGCTACGCGGCCCTGGTGCTGCACGTCCACGCGGAGAACGCCCCGATGCTGC is drawn from Micromonospora sp. NBC_01740 and contains these coding sequences:
- a CDS encoding GNAT family N-acetyltransferase, translated to MTLWRIRATVDDRPGYLSVLTASLALRGVNILAVQVHTTERGAVDDFLVDAPDTLDEAGLVAAVGRGRGRDCWVARSEARGLADQPTRALGLATRLVRDPDATGEALRALLGADAVAWRPASAGCGGGLADTTMLLDDPAGGSYALRRAVPGFTPAEYARAQALVELSAAVVRRAAEQVTLVLPDGAEATVRPATADDLPGVVELHEGCSAHSRYRRYLGGAGTPAPARLRRLLEPARGVTLLATAGDAGATQPAGDTGAESVVAMANLLAEGDEAEVALLVRDDWQRRGLGSALLRRLVRHAEQAGYAALVLHVHAENAPMLRTVRRLGRPTPAERDGGLVTLTVPLVEGASARHGV